GCTCCAGCAGCAAAATCGGGCAATTTGAACGGCTTGACACCGGCGAGTGATTCGTTCGAGGCAGGCGGTGTATTAATAGAGGCAAGGGCTTGCTCGGCTTGGTTGAGCAAATAGTCAATATCACCCTGCGCAATGCCTGAACTCTTGGCAGTTGAAGGAGACGCCACCCCGCCGCCCGAGCTGGCGGCCAGCGACGGAACTGCAGCATTAGAATCGTTCGGAGCCACGGAAGCTCCCGGAGACGACGGAGAGGCTTCGTCGCTTGCGCCCTGCGCTTGCTTCAAAAGCTGGTCGATTTCTTTTT
The window above is part of the Pirellulales bacterium genome. Proteins encoded here:
- the fliN gene encoding flagellar motor switch protein FliN, with product MADETAPIGQKEIDQLLKQAQGASDEASPSSPGASVAPNDSNAAVPSLAASSGGGVASPSTAKSSGIAQGDIDYLLNQAEQALASINTPPASNESLAGVKPFKLPDFAAGANTGNAATLDLIRDVELDLRIELGRTHMHLEDVLKLAKGSVVTLDKLAGDPVDIFVNGRLIARAEVLILNENFCVRVAELMAPEAAPHVA